A single window of Usitatibacter rugosus DNA harbors:
- a CDS encoding SdrD B-like domain-containing protein, with product MKFESHRQAVPFATRVFRALGAAALAVAALASGLAHAAPPAGTVIPNSAAATFNVGASGYTNNSNIVTAITSALGGAIYSATLSTDGNVVAAGGVTVNFPHVLTNTGAVADTYALAATSQGPGFPLVGIVLLPDTNGDGVADSATPIAPTTTLAPGGIFRFVVRATVPIGSSPASQGSLRVTATGAGNGVLAQNTDRVSIAGRPTVPGDCATATKALSLDRGPSPGGPITVSLTYDACDKARQKVLIQDTLPAGMTYVAGSARWTATGPLVLTDANATDAQGPGTSKITYDFGVTAANTVTAMINDLPATTKATVTFQVQIVPGLAVNALVDNVASYTFWDTAGNPGNRANTNIASYLVTGTADLTLVGQRLPTAVPGSTAVFTNVLTNKGNETDTFEITLGGSTFPAGTTFTLFKPDGVTPLTDTNGDGNPDTGPVAPNATYNIVVRALVLPTTVPGAYKITKSARSVRAPSRIASADDSIDTIVTKCALILEPDNQALTGFGTHVTYLHTLVNRGNCNESVTAQVSYLGDSRPGWRSQAFVDNASGTGGSIPGVLDSTDTQVTPSWTTTLAPGQQLRLLVDVLAPTKEEMQAARAAKSGNAKAIVDTNVTTLQLTGLGTGVVSVRDTTSVDDNKADGPDTENTIRNYNDSTFFTPTAWAIVGRNAYLRANAPACNAVADVVETRLVLITGLNGEREQVTATETGPNTGIFTVPALPVRLPPVTAGNGTLEGVPGTVFNMEVLGCSRPVSGVMTVLAPVSVVFDSRSNEPVAGASVQLLAASGSQCGAAIGTPVTSGSDGTFSITAAAGNFCLRVTPPNGYTFPSTVAYGSLPQGRNLVVSGATTGGSYGTPFTQAAGVVVVDVPVDQGKQDGLFVQKVASQALVELGEFVDYAVRVRNNTGNALDRANVVLVDDLPAGFAYVPGTVRRDGKTIADPVTNGPRLTLTIGNMERGQQALITYRVRVGPGALQGDGVNRVQATYVTPAATTVSNIATARVQVTGGVFSDRAFILGKVWMDCNANGSQDKGELGMPGVRLLIEDGTFVVTDGEGRYSFYGITNRTHVLKLDRSTLPPGAKLQVLSQRNLGDASSRIVDLKSGELHRGDFAIAGCDPAMVEEAAARAKAMYDENALGSLAGAQLATEARVLADPKTLPASGVVTMAAQQPGGTAVGGPALDAPAGASQGAAYGSVMTVPAAVRPTPAPQILPPAAEPVAMAPLETLVPNLDNKLGFVGLADGDTLPTAQATLRVKGTMGSNFKLVVNGAEISEKRIGKRATLAEKQVQAWEYVGIEMKPGVNELTVSMIDGFGNARGSETIRVRAPGKLGKIEIVLPAGGAVADGRTPAKVTVKVYDVDGVPVTTRTPVTIVASRGLWQIPDPDPNEPGTQVMVEGGVGVFPLSPPLEPGSSQIVASSGSLRAEARLDFLPELRSLVAAGVIEGIVNLRNIGSKSIVPTRNNDGFEQELKTLSRDFDGGKGQAAARAAFFLKGKIKGDMLLTAAYDSDKDSRERLFRDIQPDEFYPVYGDSAIRGFDAQSTSRLYVRVDKDRSYLLWGDYTTQSDSQVRKLSSYNRSLTGLRQHFENDRVSANVFASRDTSRQAIEELRANGTSGPYELGNRGALINSEKIEIVTRDRNQPAMILSALPLARFADYEIDALTGRILFKSPVSSVDRDLNPVFIRVTYEVDQGGPEFWVGGAEAQVKVTDRIEVGGVFVKDNNPEEPFKLGGINATVKLGENTYVMGEFARTEKGLEDKKGNGGRLEVKHESKDLKAQAFVARTDKDFDNPGAYLTQGRGEAGGRLEYKVRDGTLVRAEALRTEDLTTNSVRDGAMVAVTQEIGEKLSLEVGVRHAAERGTASPVPYVPGLPPPQPLPDEVTTVRARLTGQVPFVPNATVYGEAEVDVQDTDRKILAAGAEYQLPNKGRLYARHEFISSITGPYGLNAGERQNTTAVGVDMDYMKDGRLFSEYRIRDALAGGDAEAAFGLKNLWTLAPGLRLGTSFERVHALSGTGQNENTALALGLEYTANAIWKASTRLELRDASTQQSLLSTVGFAAKINRDWTALVRNAYSLTRNKDDDGERTIERMQAGVSYRDSETNMWNALARVEHRLEDDDTLPGISLKKTTEIVSVNADWQPIRPFVVSGRYAAKWTSDKTNGLSTKYRAQVIGGRATWEFAPKWDVGIVASALFGDSTASRQYGVGVEVGYQAFTNFWVSAGYNFMGYKDADLSGADYTAKGPFVRVRYKFDEQVLEAFAGDKNEKK from the coding sequence GTGAAATTCGAGTCCCACCGGCAAGCCGTCCCGTTCGCCACGCGCGTGTTCCGCGCGCTGGGTGCGGCCGCGCTCGCGGTGGCGGCTCTCGCCTCGGGCCTCGCGCACGCCGCTCCGCCGGCCGGCACGGTGATCCCGAACTCCGCCGCGGCGACGTTCAACGTCGGCGCCAGCGGCTACACCAACAACTCCAACATCGTGACGGCGATCACCAGCGCGCTCGGCGGCGCGATCTACTCCGCCACGCTGTCGACCGACGGCAACGTGGTCGCGGCCGGTGGCGTGACGGTCAACTTCCCGCACGTCCTCACCAACACCGGCGCCGTGGCCGACACCTACGCGCTCGCCGCGACGAGCCAGGGTCCCGGCTTCCCGCTGGTCGGCATCGTGCTGCTGCCGGATACGAACGGCGACGGTGTAGCCGACAGCGCCACGCCGATCGCGCCGACCACCACGCTGGCCCCCGGCGGAATCTTCCGCTTCGTCGTGCGCGCCACGGTGCCGATCGGCTCGTCGCCCGCCTCGCAGGGCAGCTTGCGCGTCACGGCGACCGGCGCCGGTAACGGCGTCCTCGCGCAGAACACCGACCGCGTGAGCATCGCCGGCCGTCCGACGGTGCCGGGCGATTGCGCCACCGCCACGAAGGCCCTCTCGCTCGACCGTGGCCCGTCGCCCGGCGGCCCGATCACGGTTTCGCTGACGTATGACGCGTGCGACAAGGCGCGCCAGAAGGTACTGATCCAGGACACGCTGCCGGCCGGCATGACCTACGTCGCGGGCAGCGCCCGCTGGACCGCCACCGGCCCGCTCGTCCTCACCGACGCGAACGCCACCGACGCCCAGGGCCCCGGCACCTCGAAGATCACCTACGACTTCGGCGTGACTGCGGCCAACACGGTGACGGCGATGATCAACGATCTCCCCGCCACGACGAAGGCCACGGTCACCTTCCAGGTGCAGATCGTCCCGGGCCTCGCGGTGAACGCTCTGGTCGACAACGTCGCCAGCTATACCTTCTGGGACACGGCCGGCAACCCGGGCAACCGCGCCAACACCAACATCGCTTCGTACCTCGTGACCGGCACGGCCGATCTCACGCTCGTCGGCCAGCGCCTGCCGACCGCCGTTCCGGGCTCGACCGCCGTCTTCACCAACGTGCTCACCAACAAGGGCAACGAGACGGACACGTTCGAGATCACGCTGGGCGGCAGCACCTTCCCGGCCGGCACGACCTTCACGCTCTTCAAGCCCGATGGCGTGACGCCGCTCACCGACACCAACGGCGACGGCAATCCCGACACCGGCCCGGTCGCTCCGAACGCCACGTACAACATCGTCGTGCGCGCGCTGGTCCTCCCGACCACGGTTCCCGGCGCGTACAAGATCACGAAGTCGGCCCGCTCGGTGCGTGCCCCCTCGCGCATCGCCTCGGCCGACGACTCGATCGACACGATCGTCACCAAGTGCGCGCTGATCCTCGAGCCGGACAACCAGGCGCTCACCGGTTTCGGCACGCACGTCACGTACCTGCACACGCTCGTGAACCGCGGCAACTGCAACGAGAGCGTGACGGCCCAGGTGAGCTACCTCGGCGACTCCCGCCCGGGCTGGCGCTCGCAGGCGTTCGTCGACAATGCCTCGGGCACGGGCGGCTCGATCCCGGGCGTGCTCGATTCGACCGACACGCAAGTGACGCCGTCGTGGACCACGACGCTCGCCCCGGGCCAGCAGCTTCGCCTCCTGGTCGACGTGCTGGCCCCGACGAAGGAAGAGATGCAGGCCGCGCGCGCCGCGAAGTCGGGCAACGCGAAGGCGATCGTCGACACCAACGTCACCACGCTGCAGCTCACGGGCCTGGGCACGGGCGTGGTCTCGGTGCGCGACACCACGTCGGTCGACGACAACAAGGCCGACGGCCCCGACACCGAGAACACGATCCGCAACTACAACGACAGCACCTTCTTCACGCCGACCGCGTGGGCGATCGTCGGCCGCAACGCCTACCTGCGCGCCAACGCCCCGGCCTGCAACGCGGTCGCGGATGTCGTCGAGACCCGCCTCGTCCTCATCACCGGCCTCAACGGTGAGCGCGAGCAGGTGACGGCCACCGAGACGGGCCCGAACACCGGCATCTTCACCGTGCCCGCGCTGCCGGTTCGCCTGCCGCCGGTCACCGCGGGCAACGGCACGCTCGAAGGCGTCCCGGGCACCGTGTTCAACATGGAAGTGCTGGGCTGCAGCCGCCCGGTCTCCGGCGTGATGACCGTGCTCGCCCCGGTGAGCGTCGTGTTCGACAGCCGCAGCAACGAGCCGGTCGCGGGCGCCAGCGTGCAGCTCCTCGCCGCCTCGGGCAGCCAGTGCGGCGCGGCGATCGGCACCCCGGTCACCTCCGGCAGCGACGGCACCTTCTCCATCACCGCCGCCGCCGGCAACTTCTGCCTGCGCGTGACGCCCCCGAACGGCTACACCTTCCCGTCGACGGTCGCGTACGGCAGCCTTCCGCAGGGCCGCAACCTCGTCGTCAGCGGCGCCACCACCGGCGGCTCGTACGGCACGCCGTTCACGCAAGCCGCGGGCGTCGTGGTCGTGGACGTGCCGGTCGACCAAGGCAAGCAGGACGGACTCTTCGTGCAGAAGGTCGCGTCGCAGGCGCTGGTCGAGCTGGGCGAGTTCGTCGACTACGCGGTGCGCGTGCGCAACAACACCGGCAACGCCCTCGACCGCGCGAACGTGGTCCTGGTCGACGATCTCCCCGCCGGCTTCGCCTACGTGCCGGGCACGGTGCGCCGCGACGGCAAGACGATCGCCGACCCGGTCACTAACGGCCCGCGCCTCACGCTCACCATCGGCAACATGGAGCGCGGCCAGCAGGCGCTCATCACCTACCGCGTGCGCGTCGGCCCGGGAGCCCTCCAGGGCGACGGCGTGAACCGCGTGCAGGCCACGTACGTCACGCCGGCCGCGACGACCGTTTCCAACATCGCCACGGCGCGCGTGCAGGTCACGGGCGGCGTGTTCAGCGACCGTGCCTTCATCCTCGGCAAGGTGTGGATGGACTGCAACGCCAACGGCTCGCAGGACAAGGGCGAGCTCGGCATGCCGGGCGTTCGCCTCCTGATCGAAGACGGCACCTTCGTCGTGACCGACGGGGAAGGGCGCTACAGCTTCTACGGCATCACCAACCGCACGCACGTGCTGAAGCTCGACCGCTCGACGCTGCCGCCCGGTGCCAAGCTCCAGGTGCTGAGCCAGCGCAACCTGGGCGACGCGAGCAGCCGCATCGTGGACCTCAAGTCCGGCGAGCTGCACCGCGGCGACTTCGCGATCGCGGGCTGCGACCCGGCGATGGTCGAAGAGGCCGCCGCGCGCGCCAAGGCCATGTACGACGAGAACGCGCTCGGCTCGCTCGCCGGCGCCCAGCTCGCCACGGAAGCTCGCGTCCTCGCCGATCCGAAGACGCTGCCCGCTTCCGGCGTCGTCACGATGGCCGCCCAGCAACCGGGTGGCACCGCCGTCGGCGGCCCCGCGCTCGACGCGCCCGCCGGTGCCTCGCAGGGTGCGGCCTACGGCAGCGTGATGACCGTTCCCGCCGCCGTCCGTCCGACCCCGGCCCCGCAGATCCTCCCGCCCGCCGCCGAGCCGGTCGCGATGGCGCCGCTCGAGACGCTGGTGCCGAACCTCGACAACAAGCTCGGCTTCGTCGGCCTCGCCGACGGCGACACGCTGCCCACCGCGCAAGCGACGCTGCGCGTGAAGGGCACGATGGGCTCCAACTTCAAGCTGGTCGTGAACGGCGCCGAGATCTCCGAGAAGCGCATCGGCAAGCGCGCGACGCTCGCCGAGAAGCAGGTCCAGGCCTGGGAATACGTCGGCATCGAGATGAAGCCCGGCGTGAACGAGCTCACCGTGTCGATGATCGACGGCTTCGGCAACGCGCGCGGCTCCGAGACGATCCGCGTTCGCGCCCCGGGCAAGCTGGGCAAGATCGAGATCGTGCTGCCGGCCGGCGGCGCGGTCGCCGATGGCCGCACGCCCGCCAAGGTGACGGTCAAGGTCTACGACGTCGACGGCGTTCCGGTCACCACGCGCACGCCGGTCACGATCGTCGCCTCGCGCGGCCTGTGGCAGATCCCGGATCCGGATCCGAACGAGCCGGGCACGCAGGTCATGGTCGAGGGCGGCGTGGGCGTGTTCCCGCTGTCCCCGCCGCTCGAGCCCGGTTCCTCGCAGATCGTCGCCAGCAGCGGCAGCCTCCGTGCCGAGGCTCGCCTCGACTTCCTGCCCGAGCTTCGCAGCCTCGTCGCCGCGGGCGTGATCGAAGGCATCGTGAACCTGCGCAACATCGGCTCGAAGTCGATCGTGCCCACGCGCAACAACGACGGCTTCGAGCAGGAGCTGAAGACGCTGTCGCGCGACTTCGACGGCGGCAAGGGCCAGGCGGCGGCGCGCGCGGCCTTCTTCCTCAAGGGCAAGATCAAGGGCGACATGCTGCTCACCGCCGCCTACGACTCGGACAAGGATTCGCGCGAGCGCCTCTTCCGCGACATCCAGCCCGACGAGTTCTATCCGGTCTACGGCGACTCCGCGATCCGCGGCTTCGACGCGCAGTCCACCAGCCGCCTCTACGTGCGCGTCGACAAGGACCGCTCCTACCTGCTGTGGGGCGACTACACGACGCAGTCGGATTCGCAGGTCCGCAAGCTCTCCAGCTACAACCGCTCGCTCACGGGCCTGCGACAGCACTTCGAGAACGACCGCGTGAGCGCCAACGTGTTCGCCTCGCGCGACACCAGCCGCCAGGCGATCGAGGAGCTGCGCGCCAACGGCACGTCGGGCCCGTACGAGCTCGGCAACCGCGGCGCGCTCATCAACAGCGAGAAGATCGAGATCGTCACGCGCGACCGCAACCAGCCGGCGATGATCCTCTCGGCGCTGCCCCTCGCGCGCTTCGCCGACTACGAGATCGACGCGCTGACCGGCCGCATCCTCTTCAAGTCGCCGGTGTCCTCCGTCGACCGCGACCTGAACCCGGTCTTCATCCGCGTCACCTACGAAGTCGACCAGGGCGGCCCCGAGTTCTGGGTGGGCGGCGCCGAGGCTCAAGTCAAGGTGACCGACCGCATCGAAGTGGGCGGCGTGTTCGTGAAGGACAACAATCCCGAGGAGCCCTTCAAGCTCGGCGGCATCAACGCCACCGTGAAGCTGGGCGAGAACACCTACGTGATGGGCGAATTCGCCCGCACCGAGAAGGGCCTGGAGGACAAGAAGGGCAACGGCGGCCGCCTCGAGGTCAAGCACGAGTCGAAGGACCTGAAGGCGCAGGCCTTCGTCGCGCGCACCGACAAGGATTTCGACAATCCGGGCGCGTACCTCACGCAGGGCCGCGGCGAAGCCGGCGGGCGCCTTGAATACAAAGTGCGCGACGGCACGCTGGTTCGCGCCGAAGCGCTGCGCACCGAAGACCTCACCACGAACTCCGTGCGCGATGGCGCAATGGTCGCCGTGACGCAGGAGATCGGCGAGAAGCTCTCGCTCGAAGTCGGCGTGCGCCACGCGGCCGAACGCGGCACCGCTTCTCCGGTCCCGTACGTTCCGGGCCTGCCGCCGCCGCAGCCGCTGCCGGATGAAGTGACCACGGTGCGCGCGCGCCTCACGGGCCAGGTGCCGTTCGTGCCGAACGCCACGGTCTACGGCGAAGCCGAAGTCGACGTGCAGGACACCGACCGCAAGATCCTCGCCGCCGGCGCCGAGTACCAGCTTCCGAACAAGGGCCGCCTCTACGCCCGCCACGAATTCATCTCGTCGATCACCGGCCCGTACGGCCTGAACGCCGGCGAGCGCCAGAACACGACCGCGGTCGGCGTCGACATGGACTACATGAAGGACGGCCGCCTCTTCAGCGAGTACCGCATCCGCGACGCGCTGGCCGGCGGCGACGCCGAGGCGGCCTTCGGCCTGAAGAACCTCTGGACGCTCGCCCCGGGCCTGCGCCTCGGCACCTCGTTCGAGCGCGTGCATGCGCTCTCGGGCACGGGCCAGAACGAGAACACGGCTCTCGCCCTCGGCCTCGAATACACCGCGAACGCGATCTGGAAAGCCTCCACGCGCCTCGAGCTTCGCGACGCGTCGACGCAGCAGTCGCTGCTCTCGACGGTCGGCTTCGCCGCCAAGATCAACCGCGACTGGACGGCACTCGTCCGCAACGCCTACTCGCTCACGCGCAACAAGGACGACGACGGCGAGCGCACCATCGAGCGCATGCAGGCCGGCGTGTCCTACCGCGACAGCGAGACCAACATGTGGAACGCGCTCGCCCGCGTCGAGCATCGCCTCGAGGACGACGACACGCTGCCCGGCATCTCGCTCAAGAAGACCACCGAGATCGTCTCGGTCAACGCCGACTGGCAGCCGATCCGCCCGTTCGTGGTGAGCGGCCGGTATGCGGCGAAGTGGACGAGCGACAAGACGAACGGCCTCTCGACCAAGTACCGTGCGCAGGTCATCGGCGGCCGCGCCACCTGGGAATTCGCTCCGAAGTGGGACGTGGGCATCGTCGCCAGCGCCCTGTTTGGCGATTCCACCGCGTCTAGGCAGTATGGTGTGGGTGTCGAGGTCGGCTACCAGGCGTTCACGAACTTCTGGGTATCGGCCGGCTACAACTTCATGGGCTACAAGGACGCGGACCTTTCGGGGGCGGACTACACGGCGAAAGGCCCCTTCGTCCGCGTGCGCTACAAGTTCGACGAGCAGGTGCTGGAAGCCTTCGCCGGCGACAAGAACGAGAAGAAATGA
- a CDS encoding beta strand repeat-containing protein — translation MSSHHEAAMARGSTRNVVMALIVLVAGLLFGLASSTAQAAPPVGTVIGNQATATYNDAGGAARTATSNQVLTTVSQVKSFTLDAPGFRTASPGQPVYFPHTITNTGNGTDTYALNVPTTGGAFAHTGLVYYLDADNNGVPDNFTPITTTGPLAMGGVFRFVVAGTVPGTATAPQQGTITVSVTDTSGGPALTNLDTTTVATSAVTVTKSLSQTSGPSPNAGPITVTLSFTNTGSVAASALELHDALPVGMNYIAGSGRWSAFVPALTDAVDGAQGPGPTITYDYNGGTRTVNAIISSLPAGNSGTVTFQVTIAAGIAPGLLNNTATYQTSTQTPLVNTNTAAYQVLQVANVVANGSTTSSVNGTAEPVTIASAAAGSTLSFTNVIWNTGNAADTFLISIAGQAGWPLGSTFTLLQSDGVTSLIGNTTPSIPVYSGGACLPGFETDTPNQRCGYRVILRVQLPVTATGGPFSITKTATSTFDNARTDTVIDTLTLVAANTVDVTNNTARADITTNPGTAAAGNAGTTGFGATGTTVITTNTVTPSTSGPTTTRFQLFVNNTGAINDSFNLTSSAAPAGWTVTFRADGGAGNCSTVGAGLTTTGTINASSARLICAEVTVPAANTGNATVGNYDIDFTATSALNGTVSDVKRDRVTVNAVHSVTVTPNNTQQTFPGGAVTYTHVVTNLGNAAEPITFSLGFLTDSRSGQGWTSIAYVDGNSNGVFDPGVDDVAANQISTATTFSVAVGATRTVFVRVFAPGSATAADPANVTTVTATYNTGANTATATDTTSVTDGLTLLKEQVAVSCAAPGPHAGYSTAPIPAGPNTAPGQCIAYRITGTNTTAAGITLVFINDNVPGNTRQRNSCGAPATTLGTVTSPGDGNTGLISANVGALASAQNAIVTFCVRIDP, via the coding sequence ATGAGTTCCCACCACGAAGCAGCCATGGCGCGCGGATCCACCCGCAACGTCGTCATGGCGCTGATCGTGCTGGTCGCAGGGCTGCTGTTCGGGCTCGCGTCCAGTACGGCGCAAGCGGCCCCGCCCGTCGGGACGGTCATCGGTAACCAGGCGACCGCCACGTATAACGACGCCGGCGGTGCAGCCCGTACCGCAACCTCGAACCAGGTGCTGACCACGGTTTCCCAGGTGAAGAGCTTCACGCTCGACGCCCCGGGCTTCCGCACGGCGAGCCCCGGCCAGCCGGTCTATTTCCCGCACACGATCACGAACACGGGTAACGGAACCGACACGTATGCACTGAACGTGCCGACGACAGGTGGCGCCTTCGCCCACACGGGCCTGGTGTACTACCTCGACGCCGACAACAACGGTGTGCCGGACAACTTCACGCCGATCACCACGACCGGCCCCCTCGCGATGGGCGGAGTCTTCCGCTTCGTGGTCGCCGGCACGGTGCCGGGCACGGCCACCGCCCCGCAGCAGGGCACGATCACGGTCTCGGTGACCGACACCTCGGGCGGCCCCGCGCTGACGAACCTCGACACCACCACGGTGGCCACTTCGGCCGTCACGGTGACCAAGTCGCTGTCGCAGACGAGCGGTCCTTCCCCGAACGCCGGTCCGATCACGGTCACGCTGTCGTTCACCAACACGGGTAGCGTCGCGGCCTCGGCCCTCGAGCTGCATGACGCCCTCCCGGTCGGCATGAACTACATCGCTGGCTCCGGCCGCTGGAGTGCCTTCGTTCCGGCGCTCACGGACGCGGTCGACGGCGCGCAAGGTCCCGGCCCGACGATCACGTACGACTACAACGGTGGCACGCGCACGGTGAACGCCATCATCTCGTCGCTGCCGGCCGGCAACTCGGGCACGGTGACGTTCCAGGTGACGATCGCCGCGGGCATCGCCCCGGGCCTGCTCAACAACACCGCGACCTACCAGACCTCCACGCAGACGCCGCTGGTCAACACGAACACGGCGGCCTACCAGGTCCTGCAGGTTGCGAACGTTGTTGCGAACGGCTCGACCACGAGCAGCGTGAACGGCACGGCTGAACCCGTGACGATCGCCAGCGCCGCCGCGGGCTCCACGCTGTCGTTCACCAACGTGATCTGGAACACGGGCAACGCCGCCGACACGTTCCTGATCTCGATCGCCGGGCAAGCCGGCTGGCCGCTGGGCTCCACGTTCACGCTGCTGCAGTCCGACGGCGTGACGTCGCTCATCGGCAACACCACGCCGTCCATCCCGGTGTATTCGGGTGGCGCGTGCTTGCCGGGCTTCGAGACCGACACCCCCAACCAGCGATGCGGCTACCGCGTGATCCTGCGCGTGCAGCTGCCGGTTACCGCCACGGGCGGCCCGTTCTCGATCACGAAGACGGCGACGTCGACGTTCGATAACGCCCGCACGGACACGGTGATCGACACGCTCACGCTGGTCGCGGCCAACACGGTCGACGTCACCAACAACACGGCGCGTGCCGACATCACGACGAACCCGGGTACTGCCGCGGCGGGTAACGCCGGGACGACGGGCTTCGGCGCGACGGGCACGACGGTCATCACCACGAACACGGTGACCCCGTCGACGTCCGGTCCGACCACGACGCGCTTCCAGCTGTTCGTCAACAACACCGGCGCCATCAACGACTCGTTCAACCTCACCTCCTCGGCGGCTCCGGCCGGCTGGACGGTGACGTTCCGGGCCGACGGCGGCGCGGGCAACTGCTCGACGGTGGGCGCGGGCCTCACGACCACGGGCACGATCAACGCGAGCAGCGCTCGCCTGATCTGCGCGGAAGTGACGGTTCCGGCGGCCAACACGGGCAATGCCACGGTGGGCAACTACGACATCGACTTCACGGCGACCTCGGCGCTCAACGGCACCGTGTCCGACGTGAAGCGCGATCGCGTGACGGTCAACGCCGTGCACTCCGTGACGGTGACGCCGAACAACACCCAGCAGACGTTCCCCGGCGGCGCGGTGACTTACACGCACGTCGTGACCAACCTGGGCAACGCGGCCGAACCCATCACCTTCTCGCTCGGATTCCTCACGGATTCCCGTTCGGGCCAGGGCTGGACCTCGATCGCGTACGTCGACGGCAACAGCAACGGCGTGTTCGATCCGGGCGTCGATGACGTCGCGGCCAACCAGATCTCGACCGCCACGACCTTCTCGGTCGCCGTGGGCGCCACCCGCACCGTGTTCGTGCGCGTGTTCGCTCCGGGCAGCGCGACGGCCGCGGATCCGGCGAACGTGACGACGGTGACGGCGACGTACAACACCGGCGCCAACACCGCCACGGCCACCGACACCACGTCGGTGACGGACGGCCTCACGCTCCTGAAGGAACAGGTCGCGGTGTCTTGCGCCGCTCCTGGCCCGCACGCGGGCTACTCGACCGCACCGATCCCCGCCGGTCCCAATACGGCGCCGGGCCAGTGCATCGCGTATCGCATCACGGGTACCAACACCACGGCCGCGGGCATCACGCTCGTGTTCATCAACGACAACGTCCCGGGCAACACGCGGCAGCGCAACAGCTGCGGTGCACCGGCGACGACGCTGGGCACGGTCACCTCGCCCGGCGACGGCAACACCGGTCTGATCAGCGCGAACGTCGGGGCCCTGGCCTCGGCGCAGAACGCGATCGTGACCTTCTGCGTCCGGATCGATCCGTGA